The Leadbetterella byssophila DSM 17132 DNA window TTGCCTTTTTCTCCTTTAGAGGCGTTAGCTTTAACTAAAACACGGGGATCTTCTTTGCTAGCAACGTAGGTGCCTGCAGGATCTTCTACACGAAGTAATGTGATGAGGCCATCACCGTTAAGGTCTTCAAATGGGTCTTCGTTTAGTCTTCCATCACGATCATCATCGCGGGAGGTGGCATTTCCGGCTCTCTCATATACTAAGCTTGCAGTACGCTGATCCAAGGCATCAGGATTAAGTGCCGGAATGATGTATAAGGTTTTTTGATGTAATAGTTTTTGCAAAGAGTCAGCTGGTAATTTTGCTAGCCCTTCTGCAATCTTAAGGGCAATTTCTGTTCCTGCTCCGTGTGTGCCGTTAGCGCCTGCCACGAGTAAAACTGCCTTATTTTTGGATGGGTCACCTTGGGAAAGGCTGAGGACCTGGATGTCCTTTCCTCCGCTACTTTTTCCAATGGTGCTTAGGGTGATGTTTGTTCGGGTTAAGGCTTTGAGCCTACTTTGAATCTGCCCCGAGGAACTGTAAGTGCTTTGGGCGAACGCTGGCGAAATGGCTGCCAGTACCCCCACGACAAATAGTTTTATTTTCATACTTGAATAGGTTAAGGCATCAAAGTACTAAAAATCCGTACGTTATAAAAATGGCTTAAGATATAATAGCGAAATGTATAGAGTTAAGTCCAGATCCATGAGGATTAACGGGGAGAAATTGTCTCATTTTTTTGGCTGAAAACAATATTGTATTTTTGTTTCTTCATAAACTTAAAACTAAACATATGAAACTAATTAAAGTTCTGGCCCTTGCGCTGATCACTTACGGTGCCAGTGCACAGTCGTTTAAAGTTCCTACAAAAAGCCCTTTACAAACTATTAAGCAAGAATTCGCCCTATCTTCTGTAGAGATTGAGTATTCGCGTCCCTCTGCTAGAGGTAGAAAGATATTTGGCGATCTTGAAGCATATGGTAAATTATGGAGAACTGGTGCCAATGCTCAAACTTTAATCACATTTGGTGAAGATGTTAAAGTGAACGGAACTCCATTAAAGGCGGGTAAATACACCATACTTTCTGTGATTGGTAAGGACGAATGGAAGATTCGTTTCTGTACTCCTGAGACCAGCGTATTTAATTTTAAGGAGGCAAATGTAATTGCTACCGTATCAGCAAAGCCAGTAAATGTAGATTTCCACTGGGAAACCTTTACCATTCTTTTTGGTGCGCAGACAGATACTTCACTTGAAGTTAACATGATTTGGGAGAACACCATGGTGCCATTCACCATCACTACTGAAATTGATGAGAAGGTGATGGCAAATATTAATAAGGTAATGTCTTCAGATACCCGTCCGTATTTAGCCGCAGCATCATATTATTTAGATAATGGCAAAGACCTTAAAAAGGCGCTAGAGTGGGCGAATAAGGCGGTAGAACAACAACCAGATGCTTTTTGGGTAACGCATACTAAAGCTAAGATTCAAGCGAAGTTAGGTGATAAGAAGGGGGCAATGGAAACAGCTAAATTGTCCTTAAGTCAAGCTAAAGCCGCTAGTAACCAAGACTACGTGGCATTGAATGAAAAACTTATGGCTACTTTAAAGTAAGGTTAGGCTTTTTTTGCTAACTAGAAGGCAGGGATTTTATCTCTGCCTTTTTTTCGTTTATTAAATAGGGGTAATAAGTCATTTTGTCTCTTTTCTTAATTGTAATCAAAAAGAAATCTGACTTTTTGGCTGAATTTCGATTTTTGCATGTGCTTTGATCTAATTCTGATAAAAATGGTTAAGCTATGAATCAATATACACACAAGGCTCAAGAGTTGATCCAACAAGCAGTGGAAATAGCTCAAGGGCATGGCCAACAATCAGTGGAAACCGGTCATTTGCTGAAAGCTTTGGGCGAGGATGAAACGGGGAAACATTTGTTAGGTCAGCTAAACAGTGCTTCCTATGATGAAGGATTGAATCAAATCATCTCCACTTATCCTAGGGTCTCCGGAGGGGATCAAGTTTATTTAGGAAATGATTTAAACAAAGCCCTGCAAGCAGCACAAACTGCACTAAAGGAGTTTGGCGATGAGTTTATCAGTGTAGAACTATTGCTTATAGGGATACTTAAAGGGAATGATGCTACGGCTATGCTCCTTAAGAGATTAGGAGTGAAAGAAAGTGATGTTAAAGCAAGAATTATATCATTAAGAGGAAAAAATAATCCAGTGAAAGATCAGAACGCAGAAAATAAATATCAGGCTTTAGCTAGGTATAGCAAAGACCTGAACGAATTAGCAGAGCAGGGAAAAATAGACCCGGTGATCGGTAGAGACGAAGAGATTCGTAGGGTTCTACAGATTCTTTCTCGTAGATCAAAAAATAACCCGATTCTTTTAGGTGAGCCGGGTGTAGGCAAAACGGCCATTGTAGAAGGTTTAGCGCAAAGGATTGTACAAGGAGATGTTCCCGAAAACCTAAAATCTAAACGAGTGATTTCCTTAGATATGGGTCTTCTGGTGGCTGGAGCTAAATACAAAGGTGAATTTGAAGAACGTTTAAAAGCCGTGATCAAAGAGGTTACAGATTCTGAAGGTGAAATCATCCTCTTTATAGATGAGATCCATACCTTAATTGGTGCTGGTGGAGGAGGAGAGGGAGCCATGGACGCGGCTAACTTGTTGAAGCCGGCTTTAGCCAGAGGAGAGTTGCATGCTATTGGTGCTACTACATTGAAAGAGTACCAAAAGTACATAGAGAAGGATAAAGCTTTAGAGAGACGTTTCCAGGCCGTAATGGTGGATGAACCTACTGTTCCAGATGCTATATCTATACTTAGGGGTATCAAGGAAAAATACGAAGTTCATCATGGGGTGAGGATTCAAGATGATGCCGTAATAGCAGCCGTGGAGCTTTCGCATAGATATATTTCAGATAGATTCTTGCCTGACAAAGCCATAGATCTAATGGACGAAGCAGCAGCTAAACTTCGTTTGGAGATGGATTCCATGCCGGAAGAAATGGACGAGCTGCGTAGAAAGATTATGCAGCTTGAGATCGAAAGAGAGGCCATCAGGCGAGAAAAGGATCAAGAGAAAGAAGCATTACTTTCAAAAGAAATTTCTGATTTGAACGAAGAGTATTCAGCCTTAAAAGTAAGATGGGAAGCTGAGAAAGGTAAGGTAGATGAGATCCGTACCTTGAAAGAAAGTCTGGATAATCTCCGCTTTGAAGCTGAGCAGGCGGAGAGGGCAGGCGACTATGGAAAGGTTGCAGAGATACGGTACGGAAAGATTCCTCAGGCAGAAGAACGTTTGAAAAGTTTATCCGGTAAAAACTCTTCTGAAGATAATTTGATCAATGAAGAAGTTAAGGCGGAGGATATAGCTGCAGTAGTAGCTAAATGGACCGGTATACCGGTGACTAAAATGCTTCAGAGTGATAGAGAGAAACTGTTGTATCTCGAGCAAGAATTAGAAAAACGTGTAGCTGGTCAAAAAGAAGCTATTCAAGTGGTTTCAGATGCCGTTCGGAGGTCTCGTGCCGGTATGCAAGATCCGAAAAAACCTATAGGTAGTTTCCTCTTCCTTGGTAGTACGGGGGTGGGTAAAACCGAGCTAGCTAAAACCTTGGCTAATTATCTGTTCAACGATGACAATGCCATGGTGAGGATTGATATGAGTGAATACCAGGAGAAACATACCGTAAGTAGGTTAGTAGGTGCGCCTCCGGGATATGTGGGCTATGATGAAGGGGGACAATTGACGGAAGCTGTTCGTAGGAAACCTTATTCTGTAATTTTGTTGGACGAAATTGAAAAGGCACATCCTGATGTTTGGAACGTCTTATTGCAGGTGTTAGATGATGGTAGATTGACGGATAATAAAGGTAGGGTAGCTAACTTTAAAAACACCATCATTATCATGACCTCTAATATAGGCTCGCATTTGATCCAAGACAAGTATCTGGAAGCCAGTAAGGCGGGTGCAGATGCCTGGGAGAAATACTATAAAGATGAGGCTGTAGAACAAGTGATGGAATTGTTAAAAAGCAGTGTGCGTCCGGAGTTCCTGAACAGGATTGATGAGATTGTTCTGTTTGATCCTCTAGGTAGAGAAGAGATCAG harbors:
- the clpB gene encoding ATP-dependent chaperone ClpB codes for the protein MNQYTHKAQELIQQAVEIAQGHGQQSVETGHLLKALGEDETGKHLLGQLNSASYDEGLNQIISTYPRVSGGDQVYLGNDLNKALQAAQTALKEFGDEFISVELLLIGILKGNDATAMLLKRLGVKESDVKARIISLRGKNNPVKDQNAENKYQALARYSKDLNELAEQGKIDPVIGRDEEIRRVLQILSRRSKNNPILLGEPGVGKTAIVEGLAQRIVQGDVPENLKSKRVISLDMGLLVAGAKYKGEFEERLKAVIKEVTDSEGEIILFIDEIHTLIGAGGGGEGAMDAANLLKPALARGELHAIGATTLKEYQKYIEKDKALERRFQAVMVDEPTVPDAISILRGIKEKYEVHHGVRIQDDAVIAAVELSHRYISDRFLPDKAIDLMDEAAAKLRLEMDSMPEEMDELRRKIMQLEIEREAIRREKDQEKEALLSKEISDLNEEYSALKVRWEAEKGKVDEIRTLKESLDNLRFEAEQAERAGDYGKVAEIRYGKIPQAEERLKSLSGKNSSEDNLINEEVKAEDIAAVVAKWTGIPVTKMLQSDREKLLYLEQELEKRVAGQKEAIQVVSDAVRRSRAGMQDPKKPIGSFLFLGSTGVGKTELAKTLANYLFNDDNAMVRIDMSEYQEKHTVSRLVGAPPGYVGYDEGGQLTEAVRRKPYSVILLDEIEKAHPDVWNVLLQVLDDGRLTDNKGRVANFKNTIIIMTSNIGSHLIQDKYLEASKAGADAWEKYYKDEAVEQVMELLKSSVRPEFLNRIDEIVLFDPLGREEIRKIVAIQFDGIKARLQEQGIYLDATDEALDRLGEQGYDPVFGARPLKRVIQRNILNELSKMILSGTVNKDKVILLDVDGEGSYKFENLH
- a CDS encoding DUF2911 domain-containing protein; translated protein: MKLIKVLALALITYGASAQSFKVPTKSPLQTIKQEFALSSVEIEYSRPSARGRKIFGDLEAYGKLWRTGANAQTLITFGEDVKVNGTPLKAGKYTILSVIGKDEWKIRFCTPETSVFNFKEANVIATVSAKPVNVDFHWETFTILFGAQTDTSLEVNMIWENTMVPFTITTEIDEKVMANINKVMSSDTRPYLAAASYYLDNGKDLKKALEWANKAVEQQPDAFWVTHTKAKIQAKLGDKKGAMETAKLSLSQAKAASNQDYVALNEKLMATLK